The proteins below come from a single Synechococcus sp. WH 8101 genomic window:
- a CDS encoding sterol desaturase family protein → MPFGDGSLAQKLDDVFGESYWLNAAVLFVAINLRMLLVVTLVGWPLRRSLSNLNTDIQGDTKLGFLSTAVFAGVLAGSIKLYAMGLTRVYLDPGQYGWIYIPCSYLIVLLVQDTVFYFMHRLFHYPQLYWLTHRGHHRSKQPSPWTSFALDPIESLVHSLLLVMLVILLPLHLVTILAVLTTMSAWAMVNHLSPEILPRWFPHHWLGDWIIGPVHHSIHHKYHNRHYGLYFTLWDRLMNTQDPRYPIQIQQSPSL, encoded by the coding sequence ATGCCGTTTGGAGATGGATCTCTTGCCCAAAAGTTAGATGATGTTTTTGGTGAGTCGTATTGGCTAAATGCTGCAGTTTTGTTTGTTGCGATAAACCTTCGTATGCTTCTGGTAGTCACCTTAGTTGGCTGGCCTTTACGCCGATCGTTGTCAAACCTCAACACCGATATCCAAGGTGACACGAAGCTTGGCTTTCTCTCCACGGCTGTCTTTGCCGGTGTACTGGCAGGCTCGATCAAGCTGTATGCGATGGGCCTAACTAGGGTTTACTTGGATCCCGGTCAATATGGTTGGATCTACATACCGTGCAGCTATTTGATTGTCCTTCTTGTGCAGGATACCGTCTTTTATTTTATGCATCGACTCTTTCATTACCCGCAGTTGTATTGGTTGACGCATCGCGGCCACCATCGCTCCAAGCAACCCTCTCCTTGGACCTCCTTTGCCCTGGATCCAATCGAATCTTTGGTGCATTCTTTGCTGCTTGTAATGTTAGTGATTCTGCTGCCGCTTCATCTGGTCACTATTCTTGCGGTCCTCACCACCATGAGCGCCTGGGCCATGGTGAATCACTTGAGCCCTGAGATCTTGCCACGCTGGTTTCCACATCATTGGCTTGGCGACTGGATCATTGGGCCAGTTCACCATTCCATTCATCACAAGTATCACAACAGGCATTATGGCCTTTATTTCACGCTGTGGGATCGGCTAATGAACACCCAAGATCCTCGTTATCCAATCCAGATCCAGCAATCCCCTTCCCTCTAG
- a CDS encoding DUF3288 family protein — protein sequence MSDEQVHPLYRTDRDAVDALLGHTGDPGPEQLTRAAMLLIRYKDFPGAQDIRDDLERCLTLWSLKQEELNLRCREIWASGWRPGQAASSEVGSGADVQEQDGI from the coding sequence ATGAGCGACGAACAGGTCCATCCCCTTTACCGCACCGATCGGGACGCAGTGGATGCACTCCTGGGTCACACCGGTGACCCGGGGCCAGAGCAGCTCACCCGCGCTGCGATGTTGCTGATTCGCTACAAAGATTTTCCCGGTGCCCAGGACATCAGAGATGACCTGGAGCGTTGCCTCACGCTCTGGTCATTGAAGCAAGAGGAACTCAATCTCCGCTGCCGCGAGATCTGGGCCAGCGGTTGGAGACCTGGGCAGGCTGCCTCCAGCGAGGTGGGATCCGGCGCCGATGTGCAGGAGCAGGATGGGATCTGA